The bacterium genome contains the following window.
ACCAGACGTTGCGGTCGGTCTTGTCGATCAGCTTGAGCTCGAAGTCGATCGGCGGCCCGACCGCCCGGGTGTGCAGGGTGAAGGCGTAGTTCGCTGGCAGGTCGAGGGCGAACGACTTGCGCACCAGGACGTGGCCGCCGATCGGGAACCGGTAGTCGATGCGCATCGCCTGGCCGGCGACGCCGCGGTCGCGCGCCAGCTCGACCTGGGCGCCATCGGTGCCGATCGCCGTCCAGCCGTCGAGGGTCTCGAAGTCGTCGAGGACCGTCTCAGCGAGGATCAGTTGGCTCTTCATCACCATCACCAACGCCACGATGACGCAGCGGGCCAGGTGGCGCACGGTCGGCATCCTCCACGACGTTCCCTGTTCTGGCATACGACATCGGGGGATGCCACCGGCGCGCGGCCGACCATGGGCGGTCCCGCGCTGGCGTGGTACACGCATCGCGATGTCCGCCGCCCTCGACCGCCGCCTGCCGCTCGCCCACCTGCCGACGCCGCTGGTGGCGCTCGATCGCCTCGGCGCGGCGCTCGGCATGGCGCCGGGGCGCCTCTTCGCCAAGCTCGACGACAGCACCGGCCTCGCGGCCGGCGGCAACAAGGTGCGCAAGCTCGAGTACCTGTGCGCCGCGGCGCGGGCGCAGGGCTGCGACACGTTGGTCACCGGCGGCGGGGCCCAGAGCAACCACGCCCGGCTCACCGCCGCGGCGGCGCGCCGGCTCGGTCTGGAGTGCACGCTGGTGCTCGGCGGCCAGCCGCCGCCGCTGCCGGTCGGCAACCTGCTGCTCGACCACCTGCTCGGCGCCGACCTGCGCTGGGTCGACGCCTATGACTTCGCCGCCATCGAACGGGCGATCGACGCCGCGGCCGACGCGCTGGCGGCCGCCGGTCGCCGACCGTACCGCATCCCGATCGGCGGCTCGACGCCGCTCGGCGCGCTCGGCTACGTGCGCTGCGCCATCGAGCTGCTGGCGCAGGCGCCGCGCGCCACGCTGGTGGTCGTCGCCTGCGGATCGGGCGGCACGCATGCCGGGCTCGCCGCCGGGCTCGGCGAGCATCGCCGCGTGCTCGGCATCGACGTCGGCGCTCGCCCGGGCCTGGCGGCGCACGTGGAAGAGCTGGCGACCGCCACCGCGGCGCTCGCCGCGCTGCCGCCGCCGGACGGCGCGGCGCAGGTCGACGCGACGCAGGTCGGCCCCGGCTACGCCGCGCCCACCGACGCCTGCCGCGAGGCGATCGCCATGGCGGCCCGTCTCGAGGGCCTGGTGCTCGATCCCGTCTACACGGGCAAGGCGATGGCCGGTCTGATCGCCGCCCGCCGCGCCGGTCGCATCGCCGCCGACGCGCCGGTGGTGTTCGTGCACACCGGCGGCCTCCCCGGCCTGTTCACGCCGAGCGCGAGCGCCTGGCTGAGCGCGACCTGACGGCCGGCTACTGCGGCCGGGTTCTGGCGATGATCGCCGCGGCGATCGCCTCGGCGACGCGCTCGGCGCCGCGCGGCGTGAAGTGGCAGCAGGTGTCGGCGTAGATGTCGCCCGCTTCGTCGTGGAACAGCATCGTCAGGTCGTGGAAGTCGACCCCCTGCCCCGCCAGCTCGCGGCCGCGCGCGACCAGCAGCGGGTAGCCGGCAGTGACACGACCGGCGGCGGCGACGTCGGCGTCCCAGGCGATGCGACGCTCCGTCTCGTTCAGCACCTTCGAGCCCTCGAAATACTGATTGGGCTGGAGGAAGTGCAGGTACTCGATGCCCTGGCCGCGGCACAGGCTGTCCATCGCCAGCGAGGCGCGGGCCCACACCTCGACGAGCTCGGTGAACATCGCCTCCGGGTCGGCGAAGGCGAACGGCGGTCCGCTCACCTGCGGCGGCTTCGCCTGGCTCGCCGTGGCGGCATCGAGCGCCGCCGTCTCGCGCCGCAGCGCCGCCAGCTCGCGCCGGTCGAGCGCCTCCCAGAGCGCCAGCAGGAAGGCGCTGTGGCCGACGGCGGGCCAGGCCGCGAACTGGCGGCGCAGCGCCTCGCGCCGCTCGCGGATGCCCTCGATCCGCGCCACCAGCCGAAGCTGGTCGCGGTCGAGGACGTGCTGCGCCTGCACCTGCCAGTGGTGCGGGTAGAACGGATTGACCCCGTCCTGCACGTTGTCCGCGGCGGCGTCGATCTCGTTGAAGCCGTCGAGGTTGACCACCGCGTCGAACTGCGCCCCGAGGGCCAGCAACTCGGCCAGCACCAGCAACTGCTGCGGCTGTTTGTAGCCGCCGAGCGCGGTGCTCAGCACCTCGATGTGGCGGTGGGCGAAGGCGGGATCGCGGCGCAGGGCGGCGATCAGCGCCCGTTGACCGAGCGTGAAGACCTGGTCGGCGACGGAGCCGCCGAAGAAGGCGACGACGTACCGGTCCGGGCTGCGGGTGGTGAGCGGCGAGGCGCGGAAGAAGCCGTACGGATTGATCCCCGGCGAGCGCGGATCGACGACGTAGCCGAAGTACGGATGAGCCATGATGCGCTGGTCCTCGAGCGCCTGCGCCCGCGGCAGCTCGGCATCGTCGGCGGCGCTGGCGAACAGGCGGCCGGCGCGCTCCGCCCGTGCGCCGCCATCGACCAGGCGGGTGCCGATTTCCAGCAGCCCGGCTGCGCAGGCGATCGCCGCCGCGACCACGGCGAGGCGTTTCAGCAGCAGGGGCACCGGCCGCTGTTAGCGCAGCGCGCCCGGCGGCGAAAGCCGCCCGGCGGCGCCTCAGGGCCGCTGGTTGACCAGGAGGAGCGGGCGCGGCGCCGGCGCGGCGTCCCCTGCCACCTGCGGCGCCGGGTCGATCGGCAGCGCCACGGTGACCGTCGTCCCCTCGCCGACCGCGCTCTCGACCCGGACGCTGCCGCCGTGCGCCTCGACCACGGCGCGGACGATGAAGAGACCGAGGCCGGCGCCGTCGATGCCGCGGCTGCGGACGCCGCGGAAGTGCGGTTCGGCCAGGCGCGGCAGCTCGTCCGGCGGAATGCCCGGGCCGTCGTCGGCAACCGTGAGCTGCACCATGCCGCGCTGCCGGCGGGCGCCGAGACGCACCCGGCCGCCGGCGGGCGTGAACTTGATCGCGTTGCCCAGCAGGTTGGCGATGACCCGTTCCATCTGCACCGCGTCGAGCGCCAGCAGCGGCAGGTTGGCGTCCACGCGCGTCTGCAGCGCCACCCCCTTGATGGCGCTGGCGCTGCGCGCCACCACCAGCGCGTCGTCGACCACCGCCGCCAGGCTGGCGCTGCGCGGCTGCACCACCAGACGCCCGGCTTCGATGCGCTCGGCGTCGATCAGGTTCTGCGACAGGGTGATCACCTGGCGGGTGCTGGCGCGGATGCGCCGGGTGAGATCGGCCTGCTGCGGGTTCAGCTCGCCGGCGCTCCCGTCGAGCAGGAGATCGGCCAGCGACTCGATGACGCCGAGCGGGTTCTTCAGGTCGTGGCTGACACCCGACAGCAGGTCGAGGCGCAGCGCGCGCGCCTGCTGCGCCTCGGCGTCGCGCTCGCGGTTGCGCGCCAGGTGCACCAGTTGCCCGAAGAAGAGCGCGACGACGAAGAGGAATGGCACCCGCAGCATGTAGCCCTGCGCGAGCAGCGCGCCGATGCCCTGGTACTCGACCACGGTGTAGAGGTTCGCCACCGTGATCAGCAGCGCCGCGCCGACCACCAGGCCGATGCGCTCCGACAACGCGCTGAGGAAGAGGACGGCGAAGTAGAGCACGAACAGGTCGCCGCCCGCCGCGCCCGTGAGCGCGAGCGCGAGCGTGAGGGCCAGGGTGTCGACGGCGACCACCGTCCACTCGAGCGCCGCCGCCGAGCGCAGGCGCGGCAACCATTCGGTGAGGAGCACGTTCGAGCCCAGATACGCGGCGACGAAGAGCGCCACCCAGGGCGACATCTCGCTCAGTGGACGGCTGAACAGCACCAGATACGCGGTAGTGACGATCAACACCCAGCGCAGCAGAAGGATGCCGTGGGCATGGTGCAGCACGGCCAGCGGGAATGCAGCATTCCCGCTGGTTTGCCGTGTATTCTTGGTCGCCTGCTCGGGCACGGCTGGCGATCAGAGCACGCCTCGTGCCGGACAACGACGCGGCGATGCGGATGGGGGCGCTGAATGCGCCCCCACCGCGTTTTCAGGCGAACCCCTGCCGCCCGATCGACGGGCCCCGGCACCGCAGTGTCGAAAGATCGCCGAGCGTCACGGAACGCGACGATTCGGACCGGATCCGCTGTGCGGACTGCCAGGGCGCTCGCCGTCGCGCGCGCCGTTGGATGGCGCATTCGGCTGTGGAGAGACGCGGTCGTCCTCGCGATGACGATGGCGCGGCCGACGGCGGCCGGTTTGGCGCGCCGGGGCAAATGGGCTAATCCGGTCCGATCCGTTTGCCAGGGGGATCGCGAAGATGACGACGAGAACGGCACGCGCCGCGGGCGCGCTCGGGTTGCTGGTGGCGTTGGGGGTGCCGATGGCGAGCCGCGCCGCGGAAGAGGACGGCGACGCCAAGGCGCTGGTCGCCAAGGTCGCGGCGGCGATCCCCAAGAGTCCGGTCACCGCCAAGCTGACGCTGTCCTCGAGCGAGCTGCCGCCGCGCGAGCTGGCGATGAGCCGCAAGTACCTGAACGGCGCCCACGGCAGCTACCTCGAGGTGACGGCGCCGGACGAGCTCGAGGGGATTCGCTTCCTGTTCATCGAGCGCGCGAACGAACCCAATGAGCAGTACATCAAGGTGAAGGCGAGCCGGAATCCCGTGCGGGTCCAGGAGGGGGTGCGCACGCAGCCGTTCCTCGGCTCGGCGTTCTACGTGTCCGACCTCGTCCTGCCCGAGATCGAGGACTACACGTACAAGTACGTGGGCAAGGACGTGATCGGCGGCCGCAGCGTGACCCTGGTGGAAATGACGCCGAAGGACCCGGAGAAGGGGGTCTACGCCAGGACGGTGCTCGCCCTCGATCCCAAGGACCTGCTGATCATGCGCCGCGAGTTCTTCGACCAGAAGGGCGACAAGGTGAAGGTCTGGACCATCGACAAGGTCGAGCAGATCGACGGCATCTGGACGCTCACCGGGCAGGAGATGCAGGACCTGAAGAACAACACCAAGTCCCGCCTCGACGTCAGCGACGTGAAGTACAACGCCGAGCTGCCCGACGTGATGTTCACCCCCAAGTACCTGACCCGCTGACGGGCCTCTGCCTCGCTCCCCGTCCACCCGCCTTCCCCTGCCGCGTCACGCCCGGCGCGGGCGGAGGAAAAGGGCACGCCGTCCCCCGGGCCCGCGTGCTATGCAGCGGCGACATCGGGGGGAATGTCCATGACGATTCGGCTCGCTCGCAGCGCCGTGTTCGCGGCGTGGTTGGCCAGCGCCTCCGGCGCCGCCGCGCTCGAGGTCGCTCTCGCCCCGTTCGCCAGCGGCTTCAACCGTCCGGTGGCGCTCGCCCACGCCGGCGACAGCCGC
Protein-coding sequences here:
- a CDS encoding pyridoxal-phosphate dependent enzyme, translated to MSAALDRRLPLAHLPTPLVALDRLGAALGMAPGRLFAKLDDSTGLAAGGNKVRKLEYLCAAARAQGCDTLVTGGGAQSNHARLTAAAARRLGLECTLVLGGQPPPLPVGNLLLDHLLGADLRWVDAYDFAAIERAIDAAADALAAAGRRPYRIPIGGSTPLGALGYVRCAIELLAQAPRATLVVVACGSGGTHAGLAAGLGEHRRVLGIDVGARPGLAAHVEELATATAALAALPPPDGAAQVDATQVGPGYAAPTDACREAIAMAARLEGLVLDPVYTGKAMAGLIAARRAGRIAADAPVVFVHTGGLPGLFTPSASAWLSAT
- a CDS encoding outer membrane lipoprotein-sorting protein: MTTRTARAAGALGLLVALGVPMASRAAEEDGDAKALVAKVAAAIPKSPVTAKLTLSSSELPPRELAMSRKYLNGAHGSYLEVTAPDELEGIRFLFIERANEPNEQYIKVKASRNPVRVQEGVRTQPFLGSAFYVSDLVLPEIEDYTYKYVGKDVIGGRSVTLVEMTPKDPEKGVYARTVLALDPKDLLIMRREFFDQKGDKVKVWTIDKVEQIDGIWTLTGQEMQDLKNNTKSRLDVSDVKYNAELPDVMFTPKYLTR